In Dyadobacter subterraneus, a single genomic region encodes these proteins:
- a CDS encoding recombinase family protein has translation MVIGYIRVSKTKQNQDLQFDALKKAGCKKTYHEKISGASLQRPEYIRMISELLKGDVIVVWRFINA, from the coding sequence ATGGTAATTGGATACATCAGGGTCTCGAAGACCAAGCAGAACCAGGATCTGCAATTTGATGCGCTTAAGAAGGCAGGTTGTAAGAAAACATATCATGAAAAGATATCCGGAGCTTCATTGCAAAGACCGGAATATATAAGGATGATTTCGGAGCTTCTAAAAGGGGATGTCATCGTTGTCTGGAGATTCATCAATGCTTAA